A stretch of the Chanos chanos chromosome 1, fChaCha1.1, whole genome shotgun sequence genome encodes the following:
- the egf gene encoding pro-epidermal growth factor has product MNLDGREQRRVVLGVGPSLLLDYHLAEERVYWAEQSTGVISRARLDGTLRQRLLSSGKGISGLAVDWVASAVFWSSLPTGTIHRMDMDGKNQRVFLRHLTQPSNMVIDPNERFLFWLSGGVTQSIQRFDVGSEKGAAVLKVPDRLKALSIDHRDKRLFWLQRSRGKLPALGSCDYNGNVINIISQSLRSQFLKMSVFLDFVYLTDPVSKSIIRLNKYTGRQAENVNSKRMLYPPVDLKVVHSLNQPVTEHILFTAPGCDPQTGKCVNVCSSHRDRGFCHCRDGFTLSKDGQYCEDVNECALWNHGCSLGCENVPGSYFCTCPYGYLLLPDTKTCSEAEPCVDKATLCEHECVRTLGEDLCLCPEGSVLQPDGHSCSGCSSADNGGCSQLCVPLTPGKWECECHPGYQLQSDGKHCTATGPAPYLLFANMVDIRQMTMDGTTSSRLIEVSKGAAMALDYDPVQSRVYFASSTLRQIERAALDGGNREVLLSTELDSPQGLALDWINRRLYWTDRGLSTISCCNLNGLNRKILIQKDVHKPRGIAVHPQAKKLFWTDAGSHPVVERSGLDGEDRLVVVSAGLVSPSGLAVDHSAERLYWCDSGQGLVESARLDGTDRRTLTENQVGHPLGVAVFEDFLWVSDWEGHVIYRLDKRTGHNSERLHADAMQPAGLVIVHPLSKPGADFCLHQNGGCAQVCERELGFAHCSCHSKFIQSADGKGCLPINASFTGNYDDDDDDESSDNLSLKNSTLNDESRPLGVPTLPSDSDQERDDGQTLFTEKMVSDQDDCYSVRCDVNAVCVLKEGSAVCQCLEGFTGNGQLCVDECALDLHSCDVHAECLNMLGQYQCKCTTGYTGSGFSCDIEDKDASSLMSTSSPSDVTSPWQHSNIVVSCPSTHDSYCMYDGVCFYFPEMESYACNCVSGYMGERCQFSDLEWWELQQAEEEKRRNMVIAVCMVLLVALLPVAACVTYCYRSRKFFQKHPNADNMSETSMTEDSTTDTTSAATPQFYVVLERGVCADGKVLHVVGCQRRIVCPSCSSETVLEANCLYFHTYPISNGCITQNSTAESAVSEETTTSPKDNHCFESGVGQANNYANKPGVHLKVTDNLIFLDDPQPPSPELI; this is encoded by the exons ATGAACCTGGATGGAAGGGAGCAGAGGAGAGTCGTGTTAGGGGTGGGACCCTCACTGCTTTTGGACTATCACTTAGCTGAAGAGAGAGTTTACTGGGCAGAGCAAAGCACAGGGGTTATCAGCAGGGCAAGACTAGACGGAACCCTGAGACAG AGGCTTCTCTCGTCAGGTAAAGGAATCTCTGGGCTAGCCGTGGACTGGGTGGCCAGTGCTGTGTTCTGGAGCAGTCTGCCCACGGGGACCATACACAGAATGGACATGGATGGGAAGAACCAGAGGGTTTTCCTTAGGCATCTCACCCAGCCTAGCAACATGGTTATCGACCCGAACGAAAG gtTTCTCTTCTGGTTGTCAGGTGGTGTAACCCAAAGCATCCAGCGTTTTGATGTTGGCAGTGAGAAGGGTGCAGCGGTTCTGAAGGTTCCGGACAGGTTGAAAGCCTTGTCCATTGACCACAGAGACAAGAGGCTGTTCTGGCTTCAGCGCAGCAGAGGCAAACTCCCAGCCCTGGGCTCCTGTGATTACAACGGAAACGTCATTAACATCATCAGTCAGTCCCTACG GTCACAGTTTCTGAAGATGTCTGTGTTCCTGGACTTCGTGTACCTGACAGACCCAGTGTCAAAAAGCATCATACGGTTAAACAAATACACGGGTCGTCAGGCGGAGAACGTCAACTCCAAACGAATGCTGTACCCACCCGTTGACCTCAAAGTGGTACATTCCCTCAACCAGCCAGTGACAGAGCATATTCTCTTTACTGCCCCAG GATGTGATCCACAGACCGGgaagtgtgtgaatgtctgttccAGTCACAGAGACCGAGGTTTCTGTCACTGCAGAGACGGCTTCACCCTCAGCAAGGATGGGCAGTACTGTGAAG ACGTGAATGAGTGTGCCCTGTGGAACCATGGCTGTTCCCTGGGCTGTGAGAATGTTCCAGGTTCCTACTTCTGCACCTGCCCCTATGGTTACCTGCTGCTCCCTGACACCAAGACCTGCTCAG aGGCGGAGCCATGTGTGGACAAAGCTACACTGTGTGAACATGAGTGTGTCCGTACATTGGGAGAAGACCTGTGCCTTTGTCCTGAGGGATCTGTGCTACAACCAGATGGACACTCTTGCTCag GCTGCTCATCAGCTGATAATGGTGGGTGCAGTCAGCTGTGTGTTCCACTCACGCCAGGTAAATGGGAGTGTGAGTGTCATCCTGGGTACCAGTTACAGTCAGATGGCAAACACTGCACAGCAACAG GACCAGCGCCATACCTGCTGTTTGCAAACATGGTTGATATCAGACAGATGACTATGGATGGGACCACATCCAGTAGACTAATAGAAGTGTCCAAAGGTGCGGCTATGGCGTTGGATTATGATCCTGTGCAGAGCAGG gtgtACTTTGCCAGTAGTACGCTGAGGCAGATTGAAAGAGCAGCACTGGATGGAGGTAACAGAGAGGTTCTTCTCTCCACTGAACTGGACTCCCCTCAGGGACTGGCCTTAGACTGGATCAACCGCAGATTATACTGGACTGACAGAGG ATTATCCACTATTTCCTGTTGCAATCTGAATGGGCTAAACAGGAAGATCCTCATACAGAAAGATGTCCACAAACCACGAGGCATAGCTGTCCACCCACAGGCCAA GAAGCTGTTCTGGACAGACGCGGGCAGTCATCCTGTGGTTGAGCGGTCTGGTCTGGATGGAGAGGACCGTTTGGTTGTGGTCAGTGCCGGACTGGTCTCTCCCAGCGGTCTGGCCGTTGACCACAGTGCGGAGCGGTTGTACTGGTGTGACTCAGGCCAAGGTCTGGTTGAATCTGCGAGGCTTGATGGAACTGACCGACGAACCCTGACAGAGAACCAAGTAG GTCATCCGTTGGGTGTCGCTGTGTTTGAGGACTTTCTCTGGGTGAGTGACTGGGAAGGTCATGTGATCTACCGTCTGGACAAGCGAACTGGTCACAACTCTGAGCGTCTCCATGCCGACGCCATGCAGCCAGCCGGACTTGTTATAGTTCACCCTCTCTCAAAGCCAG GGGCAGATTTCTGTCTTCATCAGAATGGGGGTTGTGCTCaggtgtgtgagcgtgagctGGGATTCGCACACTGCTCCTGTCATTCAAAATTCATCCAGTCAGCCGACGGCAAAGGGTGCCTGCCGATAAACGCATCCTTCACGG GcaattatgatgatgatgacgatgacgagtCCAGTGATAATTTGTCACTGAAAAACTCGACGCTGAATGATGAGAGTCGACCGCTGGGTGTGCCGACACTGCCCTCAGACAGTGACCAGGAACGAGATGATGGTCAAACACTCTTCACAGAGAAGATGGTATCAG aTCAGGATGACTGTTACTCTGTAAGGTGTGAtgtgaatgctgtgtgtgtactcaaAGAGGGcagtgctgtctgtcagtgtttggaAGGTTTCACTGGGAATGGACAACTGTGTGTGG atgagtgTGCACTGGACTTGCACAGCTGTGATGTACATGCAGAGTGCCTGAACATGCTGGGTCAGTACCAGTGTAAATGTACCACTGGCTACACTGGATCAGGATTCAGCTGTGACA TAGAGGATAAGGATGCTTCCTCTTTGATGAGTACCAGTAGTCCTTCAGATGTGACATCGCCATGGCAACACTCAAACATTGTGGTGTCCTGCCCCTCCACACATGACTCCTACTGTATGTATGATGGCGTCTGCTTCTACTTCCCTGAGATGGAGTCCTACGCCTGCAA ctgtgtgtcagGCTACATGGGGGAGCGGTGTCAGTTCAGTGACCTGGAATGGTGGGAGTtacagcaggctgaggaggagaagaggagaaacatgGTCATTGCTGTCTGTATGGTGCTCCTTGTCGCCCTGCTCCCCGTTGCTGCCTGTGTCACCTATTGCTACAG GTCTAGGAAATTTTTCCAGAAACATCCAAATGCAGATAACATGAGTGAGACGAGCATGACTGAGGACAGTACAACAGACACAACATCTGCTGCAACCCCACAG ttcTATGTGGTGCTGGAGCGTGGGGTTTGTGCTGATGGGAAGGTCCTGCATGTTGTGGGATGTCAGAGAAGAATAGTGTGTCCTTCCTGCTCCTCAGAAACAG TGCTAGAGGCCAACTGTCTGTACTTCCATACGTACCCCATCTCTAATGGATGCATCACTCAAAACTCTACAGCAGAGAGTGCGGTGTCAGAAGAGACCACGACTTCACCCAAAGACAACCACTGCTTTGAGTCAGGTGTGGGTCAAGCTAACAACTATGCCAACAAACCTGGAGTTCATCTCAAGGTCACTGACAACCTCATATTCCTCGATGATCCACAACCTCCTTCACCAGAATTAATCTGA